The genomic interval GAAGAAACTTTAGAGCCTGTTCTTGAAAGGCGTATCCATAAATTTTTAAATCAAGGAAAAGGAATAATGCATTTAGGTTCTAGAGATGAAATATGGATTCGAATAAGCAAGGAAGCTGCTCAAAAAAACTTGAAAATTAAACATTTAGGTGAAATCCTGCATTTTATGTTTCGCTCAAGCTTCCCTCGTTTAATAGAGAAAACTCAAGTAATTATTTTAACTCGCTCAAGCTTCCCTCGTTTAATAGAGAAAACTCAAGTAATTATTTTAACAAATCCAATTGCGGTTGAAGAAAAGTTAAATGAAGCTAGAAAAATATACAAGGAAAGAGATTCTAAAATCAAAGAGTTAACTGAGGAAAGCGTAGATTGTTTTTATGGATGTACGCTTTGCCAATCTTTCGCTCCAACACATGTATGCGTAATAACCCCTCAAAGAATATCTTTATGCGGTGCTACAAGCTGGCTTGACGCGAGCATATCTTACCGTTTAGATCCATCTGGACCAAATTTTCCAATAAATAAAGGTAATTGTATAGATCCGGTTAAGGGAGAATGGAGTGGTGTAAACGAAGCTGTAAAAATGAAATCGCATAACTCAACAACTAAAGTTTATCTTCATAGCATATTTGGTTACCCGCATACTTCTTGCGGATGCTTTCAAGCTATAGCATTTTATATCCCTGAAGTAGATGGTATAGGAATTGTTGATAGAAGCTTTAGGGAATTAGCTGTTAATGGAATGAGTTTTCCAGCTATGGCTGGTTTTTGCAGTGGAGGAAAGCAGGTTGAAGGTTTTCTAGGTATAGGGATAGAATATATTAAATCTCGAAAATTTTTAAAAGCTGACGGCGGGTTAAACAGGATTGTATGGATACCTAAAGCTTTAAAAGAAAAAGTTAAAGACGCGATTCCAAACGAGCTTTATGATAAAATAGCTACTGAAAATGAAGCTAAAAACCTTGAGGAATTAAAGTTTTTCTTAAAAAAAGTTAATCATCCAGCGTTAAGAAAGCTTTAAAAGTTTAGAACTGCCTTAATCAAAAGAATTATTAGATATTGTTTTTCAATTAGCAAGAGGAGTTAAAATGAGTAAAAAAACCTTAAGGTTAAAGATAGATGAATTAAAAACAAGTTTAGGCGATATAAAAAATTTTGAGCTTTCCATTGGGAAGATTATTGAGGAAGCTTGGGAAGAAGAATTTGGGCCTACACCTTTTCCTTCAACTTCAGATTTAAGAAGCTGGGATTTAAAGCTTATTGAGAAATATAAACCCTTCTATATGCCTTTTTGCGATGTTTGCTGTTTATGCACGATGGGCAAATGCGATTTAACAAAAGATAAAAGAGGCGCATGTGGTTTAAATATGGCTGCTCAACAATCAAGAATAGTCTTATTAGCTTGCTGCATTGGTGCTGCTACGCATACAGCTCACGCTAGGCATTTAGTGGAACATTTAATAGAGAAATATGGTCGAAAATTCTTAATAGATGTTGGAGGGGTAAGCGTTGAAGTTGAAGCGCCTATTATTCGTTTGGTTTGCGGAATAAGACCTAAAACTTTAGAGGATTTAGAAGATGTTTTAGATTATGTTGAAAAAGAAATTGTTCAGCTTCTTTCAGCTACTCATACTGGTCAAGAAGGAAGCTTTATAGATTTTGAATCAAAAATCTTCCATGCTGGGATGCTTGACCATGTAGCTATGGAGGCAGCTGATATAGCTCAAATTTCAGCTTATGGTTTTCCTAAAGCTGATCCTGAAGCTCCTCTTATAGAAATAGGTTTTGGAGTTGTAGATAAATCTAAGCCCACTATCCTTGTTATAGGCCATAATGTACCATCAGCTATAAGCATTGTCGACTATCTAGAGGATAATGGTCTTAGGGATAAAGTTGAAGTATGCGGAATATGCTGTACAGCACACGATCTTTCAAGATACGATTCTAAAGCTAAAATTATTGGACCGATTTCCTGGCAGCTAAGATTTATTAGATCAGGAATCCCTGACGTAATCGTTGTGGATGAGCAATGCATTAGAGCTGATGCTTTAATTGAAGCGCAGAAGATCAAAGCTCCATTAATAGCTACTAGCGAAAAAAATTGTTTAGGGTTATTGGATAAAACTGCCGATCAACCAGCTGAAGTAATAAAAGATTTGGTTGATGGTAAAATTCCAGGAGCATTAATATTAGATAATGATAAGATTGGAGAAATTGCTGTGAAAACAGCCTTGTTAACAGCTTCAAATAGGGTTAAGTTTAAATCTATTCCAGATGTTCAAGGCGTTATTGAAGAAGCTAAAAAATGTAGAAAATGCAATGAATGCTCTAGAGCTTGCCCAAATAACTTGCCTATACCTAAAGCAATAGAGGAAGCTTCTAAAGGAGGTTTAAAAGATTTAGCAGAGCTTTTAGATTTATGCATAGGATGCGGTAGATGCGAAAGCGCATGCCCTGGAAACCTTCCTATCCATTCTTTCATGGTAGTTGCAGCTGAAAAAAAGTTGAAAGAAGAAAAGTTTAAGGTTAGAGCTGGAAGAGGTGCAATTCAAGATATTGAAATTCGTCAAGTTGGAAGCCCAATAGTTTTAGGGGAAATTCCTGGAGTTATAGCTTTTGTTGGGTGCGCTAATTACCCGAAAAGCGGTAGAGAAGTTGCTGAAATGGCTGAGGAATTTGCTAAAAGAAATTATATAATTGTGTCTTCAGGTTGCGCAGCTATGTCTATGGCGATGTACAAGAATGAGGAAGGAAAAACAATTTATGAAATGTATCCTGGTGTTTTTGATGCTGGAGGCATAAGCAACGTTGGATCATGTGTTTCTAACTCGCATATAGCTGGAGCTGCGATAAAAATAGCAAGCATATTTGCTAGAAGGAAGCTTCGTGGAAACTATGAAGAAATAGCTGATTATATATTAAATAGGGTTGGAGCTGTTGGAGTTGGCTGGGGAGCTATGTCTCAAAAAGCAGCTTCTATAGCTAGCGGTTTTTGGAGGCTTGGAATACCAGTTATAGTTGGGCCTCATGGATTTAAATATAGAAGAATGCTTTTAGGAAGAAAAGAGCGTAAAGAAGATTGGTATGTTTATGATGCTAGAAGCGGAGAAAAAGTTTATGTTGGTCCTGCACCAGAGCATTTGTTTTATTCCGCTGAAAACAAAGAAGAAGCTATGGTTATGATTCCAAAGCTTTGCATGAGGCCTAATGATACAACAAAAGGAAGAGCTATAAAGCTTACAAACTATATAGATTTGCATAAAAAAATTTATGGAACATTGCCTGATGACATTTACATGTTTATTAGAACGGTTGCAGACATACCTATAACAATGAAAGATGAGGTTTTAAAGTTTTTAAAAGAAAAAGAATGGGAAGAAAACATTATTCCTGATCCAACTCTTTTACCAAGATTAATTAGAAAAAGAAGGGAGTAATATTGTGTGCAGCTGAACCATGGCAAAAAGCTGAAATTTCAGGACCTATGAAAAGCTTTGTAATTCAAAAACCTGATGTTGCAGCTGCTTTAATAAAAAAAGCTAAGCATCCGGTGCTTATAGTTGGTCATGAAGCTGTTGAAGCAGAGAACGATATTAACTTTATAGATTATATTGTTAAAATTGCTAAAGCTGGAAAAATACCTATAATCGCTTCTGGAAAATCTTTTTCTGAAATCAGAAAATTTACTTCAGCATTGCTTATGCCTATAGTTGAAGCTGCAAACAGGCTTATAGACCCAAACTGGAGTGGAGCAGATGGTTTAGGGCATCATGATTTAGCTTTATTTATAGCTATTCCATATTATGTGGAATGGCTTATATTATCTGGGATAAAACATTTTTCAAGTGTTAAAACAATTTCTCTTGATAGGTTTTATCAACCTCACGCTTCATGGTCTTTTCCAAATTTAACTGTAAAAGATTGGGTTAAAAATTTAAATGATTTAATTAAAGCTTTAGAGGAGGGGTTAAAAAACGTCGATGTTTAGCGATATCCCGGTGGATGTTGGAGTTATTTATGAAGGAGAAAGAATTAGAAAACCTGATATGCATGTTGAGTTTGGAGGATCAAAGGTAGAAAGTAAATTTGAGCTTGCAAAAGCTAGAAAATTAAATGAAATAGAGGATGGGAAAATTCAAGTTATAGGCTTAGATATTAAAGATTTAAAGGAAGGCGAAAGCTATCCTTTAGGAATCCTTGTTGAAGTAGCTGGAAAAGAAATTGAAGAAGATTTAGAAGGCGTTATAGAAAGAAGAATCCATGAATACTGCAATTATATTGAAGGCTTTATGCATTTAAATCAACGCTATGATATTTGGTTAAGGTTAAGCAAAAAATCCTTTAAAAAAGGTTTAAACTCATTTATCTTAATAGGGAAAGTGCTTCAAAGGCTTTTTAAAAGCGAGCTTCCTATAATCGAGAAAATTCAAATAACTTTTATTACGGATCCAGAGAAAGTTAAAGAAATGGAGAAAATAGCTCGAGAAACCTATGAAAAAAGAGATGCAAGGGCTCGAGGAATAAAAGATGAAGAAGTAGATTGTTTTTATGGATGTACGCTTTGCCAATCTTTTGCCCCAACACATGTATGCGTAATAACCCCTCAAAGATATGCTAACTGCGGAGCTATAAGCTGGTTTGATGGAAGAGCAGCTGCAAGAATAGATCCAAAAGGGCCAATATTTAAAATAGAAGTTGGAAAACTGTTAGATGCCTTTAAAGGAGAATGGAGTGGCACAAATGAAGCTGTAAAAAAGAAATCGCTTGGAGAAATAGAAAAAGTATGGCTTTACACAGCTTTTGGTTACCCGCATACTTCTTGCGGATGCTTTGAAGCTATAGCATTTTATATTCCTGAAGTAGATGGGCTTGGAATAGTTCATAGAGATTTTAAAGGTTTAGCTGTAAATGGTTTACCTTTCTCAACTATGGCTGATTCAACAGCTGGAGGAAGACAAGTAGATGGTTTTCACGGTCTTTCAATAGAGTATATGCGTTCTCCAAAATTCCTTCAAGCTGATGGAGGATGGAATAGAGTTGTTTGGATGCCTTCCAGCGTTAAGGAACGGGTTAAAGAGTTTATTCCAACAGATATAGTAGATAAAATAGCTACGGAAAATGATGTTAAAACAATAGATGAATTAAAAAGCTTTCTTAAAAACAAAAATCATCCAGTTACTCAGAAATGGGAAGAGAAAGAGGTTAAAGAAGAAGAGAAGGAGGAAGCTGCTCCTAAAGTTGAGGCTGCTCCATTAGTTATGGAAAGTTTAACGCTTCCCGCCGCATCTGGAGGTTTTAAAATTATTTTAAAAGACGCTGTGATAACAGCTAAAAAAGTTGTAATTAGGAAGGAGAGGAAAAGTTGATTGAAGAAAAAAGATAAAAATAAAGATTCTTCTTTCAATGATTTTGGGTTTGATATAGGTAAATTGTTAAGTGGATTTCAAGAAGTGGAGCTTGAAAACGTTGAAATAAAAGTTAAGGAGTTAGAGTTTTGGATTCAACCATTTATAAGCAGCTTAATTGCACCTAAAGTTACTGCTCCTCCAAAAGTTAAACCAAAAGAAATATTAGAAGAGGAGTTTCATCCTCCAGCAATGAAATATCCTGGAGAAATAGTTGAAGTTAAAATTGGTGCAACTAAAAGTGAAGGTGGAACTAGAGGTAAAACAGTAACAATAGGAGGTGGAAAAGCGCCAGCTTTTTATCTTTTCGAATCTCCACCACCAAATCCACCTGTAATATCTATAGATGTTTTCGATATGAAAATTCCTTTAGCTAAAGCTGTAAAAATGCATGTTGAAGATGTGCTTGAAGATCCTGCTGCATGGGCTAAAAAAGCTGTAGAAAAATGGGGGGCTGAAGTAATTAATCTTCATTTAGTAAGCATAGATCCTCTTCTTAAAGATACTAAGCCTTCAGAAGCAGCTAAAACAGTTGAAGATGTGCTTCAAGCAGTTGACGTTCCTTTAGCGGTTGGTGGATGCGGTGATCCAGAAAAAGATTTAAAGGTTTTCGAGAAAGTTGCTGAAGTAGCTGAAGGAGAAAACATTCTATTTAACTCTGTAACCTTGAATATGGATATTAAAAGAACGGCTGAAGCTATTAAAAAGCATGGGCACTGTGTTATTGCTTTTACAGCTATGAATATGGATGATGCTCGAGAGCTTAACCGTAAGCTTTATGAGTTTTTGCCTAGAAATAAGATTGTAATCGATACAACTACTGCTGCTTTAGGTTACGGTTTAGACTATGCTTTTACAGTTATGGAGAGAACTAGATTAGCTGCATTAATGGGAGATGTTGAGCTTCAGCATCCAATTTCTTCAGGAACAACTAACGCGTGGGCTGCTAGAGAAGCATGGATGACTATGGATGCTAAATGGGGTCCTAAAGAGCTTAGAGGCCCAATTTGGGAAACTGTATCAGCTTTAACACTTCTTTTAGCTGGTGTAGATTACTTTATGATGATGCATCCCGCTGCTGTTAAAACCATTAAAGAAGTGATTAAAAAATTAACTGTTAAAGAGGAAGCTGAAAAAATTTATAATTGGGTTAACAACTTAAAGAGGTGAAAAAATGCCTAAAAAAACTTTAAGCCCTACAGAAGTGTATAAGCATCTCCCAAAAACTAATTGTAAAGAATGCGGTGAAGAAAACTGCATGGCTTTCGCCGCTAAACTTGTTAATAGAGAAGTCGCATTAGATAAATGTCCGCCTCTTTTAACAGATAAATATAAGGAAAATTACAAGATTTTATGGGAAATGCTTAAACCTCCAGTAAAAGAGGTTAGTATAGGATTTGGAGACAATATTGTTAAAATCGGCGGTAAACTGGTTATGTATAGACATGAGTTAACATGGGTTAATCCAACAGCTATAGCTATCGATGTTTCAGATGATATGCCTGAAGAAGAAATAGTTAAAAAAGTGAAGGAAGTTGAAAACTTTTCTTATGGATATATTGGACAGAAATTAAAGCTTGATTTAATTGCTGTTAGATCAGTTTTAAATGATGCTGATATATTTAAAGCAACCGTTAAGAAGGTGTCTTCAACCACAAGCTTACCTTTAATTTTATGTTCTTTAGATCCAAATATTATGGAAGCTGGGTTAATAGAAGTAGCTAATAAAAAACCATTAATTTATGCAGCTACTAGAGACAATTGGAAAGAAATGGCTGAGCTCTCTTTAATGTATAAATGTCCATTAACTGTTTTTTCGCCAAATGACTTGAAAACTCTAAAATCCTTAACGAGAACTTTATTAGCTTATGGGGTTGAAGATTTAGTTTTAGATCCTGGAACATTTTGGAATGGGCTTGCAGATGCAATAAATAATCTCACAATGTTAAGAAGAGCTGCTTGTAAAGAGGAGGATGAGCTTTTAGGTTTTCCATTAATTGGTGTTCCAGCAATAGTTTGGATGGAACATAACGAATATCCAGAAGTAACGATCTGGAAAGAAGTTTGCCTTGCATCTATGTTGATAACTAGATATACTGATGTTTTAATAATGCATAGCCTTGAAGGATGGGCTTTGCTTCCATTAACTATTCTTAGACAAAACTTATATACAGACCCTAGAAAACCTGTAGCTATTGAACCTGGCGTTAAAGTTTTTGGCATGCCAAATGAAGAGTCGCCAATTCTTTTAACAACAAACTTTGCTTTAACATATTATACAGTTGCTTCAGATATTGAAGCAAGTAAAGTTAATTGTTACTTAATGGTAGTGGATACGGAGGGGCTTTCTGTAGAAAGCGCGATCGCTGGAAGAAAGCTTACAGCTGAAAAGATCGCTGAAGCATTAAAAGAAAGCAGTATTGAAAGCAAGATTAATCATAAAACTTTAATTATCCCTGGTAGAGCTGCTAGACTTAGCGGTGAAATTGAAGAGCTTTCAGGATGGAAAGTTCTTGTTGGACCTATGGATTCTTCAGGGATACCTAAATTTCTACAAGAAAAATGGATAAAAGCTCAATCATAATTTATGAGTAAGCTATCTATTAATTTTTTAAAAGCCTTTTTTATCTTTTAAAGGCTATCCAATTTTGGCCAGGTTTTCTTCCTAAAACTAACCTTTTATAAGCGTTTTTTCTAACTCTAACTTTAGGTATAGGGTCTCTTCGCTCTCTTCCTTGAATTTTAGGTGTTTGAGATCTAACTTTTCCAGCTTTAGTTATTGAACCGTGAGTAGGCATTAAAATTCACCTCAACAAATAAAATATTAACTTTAACTTTTAAACTTTATTCTAAAAATAAATAATAATGGTTAATTAACAACTTTAGCAAATTTATCTCTCAATAGAGGGAAGAAAATTTTATGTCAGTTGATAAGAAAAAAATCATTTTTGATAAGCTTTTAGGCTCAGATGTTAAAGCTGAACTTTTAATATTTTTTCATAGAGATCCATCTTTCTCTGGAAGCATTAAAGATTTAGCTTTAAAAATTAATAGGCCTATTGAAGAAGTGAAAAAAGCTGTTGAAGATTTTGTTAAGCTAGGTTTACTTAATGAGGTGAAATATTATTCTTTTAGTTTAGAAGCAGATAAAGAGCTTCAAGAATTGGTTTTAAATGAGTTAACTAAAGAAGCTAGCGAATTAACTATTGAGGTAGCGAAAGACTCTGAAAAAACAAATATTGAGGTTTTAGCCCCTCTTCTCCCAGACGGTTTCCCCTTCTCTGGTTTAATTTTAATTTTAGCTGATCCAGCTGCTGGAAAAGATATTTTAATTATTCAAATTCTTTGCGAGAAAGTTTTAACTGGTAGAAATGGGTTATTTATAAGTTTAGATAAGTTTCCTGATGAAATAAGAGAGTTTATGCTTGAGCTTGGTTTTAATTCATCAATATTTGAAAAAGAAAATAAATTAATTTTTATTGATTGTTATTCACCTCAAGTTGGGGTAAAAAGTAAAGAAAAATATAGTGAAGACCCGTTAAATTTTCCAAATTTAAGCATAATAATCTCTAGAGTTTTAAAGGAGCTTAAATCTCCTATAGTTATATTTAATTCTTTAAGTACTTTGCTTCAAAAAGGTGGTGTTCGAAGCTCTTTAGAGTTTTTAAGAAGCTTAGCAGGTAAAGTTAAGGAATCTAAAGCTTTATGTTTTGTTACTTTAAATAGAAAAGCTTTTCACCCAGCTATTTTAGCTGCAAGCGAAGAAATAGCTGACGGCGTTATAGAAATGAAAATCGAGGAAAGTGAAGGTGAAATTATGAATTATATTAGGGTTTTTAAAATGTTAAGGTGTCGGCATTCAACTTCATGGATTCCATATATAATAGATGCTGAAAAAGGTTTATTGCGTAAACTATAAAGGCTTATAGTATTTTTATAAGCTCTCCTGAAAAGCTTCTTTTATAAAAACCAAGTTCCTCCTCCATTAATTTTAGAGATTGAATATTAAATACTGGTCCATCCTTGCATACTCTAAACCCTGCTAAATCGCAGCTTCCACATACGCCAACTCCACACTTCATTATTCTTTCTAAGCTTGCTTGAAGCTTTATACCTTTTTTAACGCAAAGCTTAAAAATCTTGTAAATCATAGGTTCTGGTCCACAAGTTAAAACTTGACCATGAAAATTTTTAATTTCTTCTTTCACAACGCTAACTACATCGCTTTTAACTCCATAGCTTCCATCAATAGTTGCTGGAATAAACTTTAAAAATGGCTTATTCAAAGTTAATTTTTTAATTTCTTTTAGGAAAAGAAGTTCTTGCTTATTTTCAGCTCCCAAAATTATTTTCGCGCTTCTCTTAAAAACTGATAAATCTTTAATTACATTCATTAATGGGGCTATTCCTGTTCCACCAGCTGCTATAATAACTTCTTTAGAATTTAGGTAATTTGTAAAAAATGTTCCATATGGTCCTCTAACACCAATCTTATCTTTAAAAGTTAAGTTATGCAAAGCTTCAGTTGCATCTCCAACTTTTTTTACAGCAATTGTAACTAATCCATTCTTGCTTGTTAACGCTATGCTCATAGGCACTTCATCCACATTTGGAATCCAAACCATTATGAATTGTCCTGGTTTAGCTGAAGCGCATTTTTCATCATAAAAAGTTAAAGTTTTAACTGTTTGAGTTTCATCTTTAACTTTTCTTAACTTCACTATTCTAAGCTCATCATTTTTTAATAATTTAATTTTTAAAGAAAAACCTTGTTTCCCCCATTGTTTCAAATTCAAGCGGTTCAACTTTAACTACCACTGGAAAATTATTTACTATATCACCTATTATTAAACAGTAGTGTGGTGGGAGCTCTTTAACTATTTTCTTCACGCTTTCAGAATCTATTTTAGCTGCTTTAGAAACCACATCTAAATCATGCTCATTTGAAAAGTTAAATAAAAAAACATTATCTGCCTGACGATATATAGATTCTTGAATTGTATCAGGTTGATTGGTTATGAAAGTTGAGAATATTCCAAGATGCCTCATTCTAGTTACTATATCATCCCAATAAGTTTCCCTTAAATAAAGGTGTGCTTCTTCAG from Candidatus Bathyarchaeota archaeon carries:
- the cdhC gene encoding CO dehydrogenase/CO-methylating acetyl-CoA synthase complex subunit beta, whose product is IILCKSLMAKGEKEEKILNNGLASLMALEIIESINYAFNKELKGFISDTAFREVSLELADGTIPGIVVLTGLAKADSLAEELIKEIQEANLLCLTSGLIINQIEKIGVKFGLEEKIIPLGSEFTSIIHAINLIVRTPLMFGGVKPGDKEAVIAYIKERVPAFAVILGKLDNKSLAVAIGLTALGIPVIIDQLELKDLPMLTTQLNYEKIIETGCNAKKIELKKLVKPLIPIEYGTIYEGEKIRKPDVFVEFGGGKTPAFEIVKIKSTNEVEDGLIKVDGLEIQDMKEGECYPLGIIVELAGSKLEETLEPVLERRIHKFLNQGKGIMHLGSRDEIWIRISKEAAQKNLKIKHLGEILHFMFRSSFPRLIEKTQVIILTRSSFPRLIEKTQVIILTNPIAVEEKLNEARKIYKERDSKIKELTEESVDCFYGCTLCQSFAPTHVCVITPQRISLCGATSWLDASISYRLDPSGPNFPINKGNCIDPVKGEWSGVNEAVKMKSHNSTTKVYLHSIFGYPHTSCGCFQAIAFYIPEVDGIGIVDRSFRELAVNGMSFPAMAGFCSGGKQVEGFLGIGIEYIKSRKFLKADGGLNRIVWIPKALKEKVKDAIPNELYDKIATENEAKNLEELKFFLKKVNHPALRKL
- the cdhA gene encoding CO dehydrogenase/acetyl-CoA synthase complex subunit epsilon, whose product is MSKKTLRLKIDELKTSLGDIKNFELSIGKIIEEAWEEEFGPTPFPSTSDLRSWDLKLIEKYKPFYMPFCDVCCLCTMGKCDLTKDKRGACGLNMAAQQSRIVLLACCIGAATHTAHARHLVEHLIEKYGRKFLIDVGGVSVEVEAPIIRLVCGIRPKTLEDLEDVLDYVEKEIVQLLSATHTGQEGSFIDFESKIFHAGMLDHVAMEAADIAQISAYGFPKADPEAPLIEIGFGVVDKSKPTILVIGHNVPSAISIVDYLEDNGLRDKVEVCGICCTAHDLSRYDSKAKIIGPISWQLRFIRSGIPDVIVVDEQCIRADALIEAQKIKAPLIATSEKNCLGLLDKTADQPAEVIKDLVDGKIPGALILDNDKIGEIAVKTALLTASNRVKFKSIPDVQGVIEEAKKCRKCNECSRACPNNLPIPKAIEEASKGGLKDLAELLDLCIGCGRCESACPGNLPIHSFMVVAAEKKLKEEKFKVRAGRGAIQDIEIRQVGSPIVLGEIPGVIAFVGCANYPKSGREVAEMAEEFAKRNYIIVSSGCAAMSMAMYKNEEGKTIYEMYPGVFDAGGISNVGSCVSNSHIAGAAIKIASIFARRKLRGNYEEIADYILNRVGAVGVGWGAMSQKAASIASGFWRLGIPVIVGPHGFKYRRMLLGRKERKEDWYVYDARSGEKVYVGPAPEHLFYSAENKEEAMVMIPKLCMRPNDTTKGRAIKLTNYIDLHKKIYGTLPDDIYMFIRTVADIPITMKDEVLKFLKEKEWEENIIPDPTLLPRLIRKRRE
- the cdhB gene encoding CO dehydrogenase/acetyl-CoA synthase complex subunit epsilon; this translates as MCAAEPWQKAEISGPMKSFVIQKPDVAAALIKKAKHPVLIVGHEAVEAENDINFIDYIVKIAKAGKIPIIASGKSFSEIRKFTSALLMPIVEAANRLIDPNWSGADGLGHHDLALFIAIPYYVEWLILSGIKHFSSVKTISLDRFYQPHASWSFPNLTVKDWVKNLNDLIKALEEGLKNVDV
- the cdhC gene encoding CO dehydrogenase/CO-methylating acetyl-CoA synthase complex subunit beta, whose product is MFSDIPVDVGVIYEGERIRKPDMHVEFGGSKVESKFELAKARKLNEIEDGKIQVIGLDIKDLKEGESYPLGILVEVAGKEIEEDLEGVIERRIHEYCNYIEGFMHLNQRYDIWLRLSKKSFKKGLNSFILIGKVLQRLFKSELPIIEKIQITFITDPEKVKEMEKIARETYEKRDARARGIKDEEVDCFYGCTLCQSFAPTHVCVITPQRYANCGAISWFDGRAAARIDPKGPIFKIEVGKLLDAFKGEWSGTNEAVKKKSLGEIEKVWLYTAFGYPHTSCGCFEAIAFYIPEVDGLGIVHRDFKGLAVNGLPFSTMADSTAGGRQVDGFHGLSIEYMRSPKFLQADGGWNRVVWMPSSVKERVKEFIPTDIVDKIATENDVKTIDELKSFLKNKNHPVTQKWEEKEVKEEEKEEAAPKVEAAPLVMESLTLPAASGGFKIILKDAVITAKKVVIRKERKS
- the cdhD gene encoding CO dehydrogenase/acetyl-CoA synthase subunit delta — protein: MKKKDKNKDSSFNDFGFDIGKLLSGFQEVELENVEIKVKELEFWIQPFISSLIAPKVTAPPKVKPKEILEEEFHPPAMKYPGEIVEVKIGATKSEGGTRGKTVTIGGGKAPAFYLFESPPPNPPVISIDVFDMKIPLAKAVKMHVEDVLEDPAAWAKKAVEKWGAEVINLHLVSIDPLLKDTKPSEAAKTVEDVLQAVDVPLAVGGCGDPEKDLKVFEKVAEVAEGENILFNSVTLNMDIKRTAEAIKKHGHCVIAFTAMNMDDARELNRKLYEFLPRNKIVIDTTTAALGYGLDYAFTVMERTRLAALMGDVELQHPISSGTTNAWAAREAWMTMDAKWGPKELRGPIWETVSALTLLLAGVDYFMMMHPAAVKTIKEVIKKLTVKEEAEKIYNWVNNLKR
- a CDS encoding acetyl-CoA decarbonylase/synthase complex subunit gamma; amino-acid sequence: MPKKTLSPTEVYKHLPKTNCKECGEENCMAFAAKLVNREVALDKCPPLLTDKYKENYKILWEMLKPPVKEVSIGFGDNIVKIGGKLVMYRHELTWVNPTAIAIDVSDDMPEEEIVKKVKEVENFSYGYIGQKLKLDLIAVRSVLNDADIFKATVKKVSSTTSLPLILCSLDPNIMEAGLIEVANKKPLIYAATRDNWKEMAELSLMYKCPLTVFSPNDLKTLKSLTRTLLAYGVEDLVLDPGTFWNGLADAINNLTMLRRAACKEEDELLGFPLIGVPAIVWMEHNEYPEVTIWKEVCLASMLITRYTDVLIMHSLEGWALLPLTILRQNLYTDPRKPVAIEPGVKVFGMPNEESPILLTTNFALTYYTVASDIEASKVNCYLMVVDTEGLSVESAIAGRKLTAEKIAEALKESSIESKINHKTLIIPGRAARLSGEIEELSGWKVLVGPMDSSGIPKFLQEKWIKAQS
- a CDS encoding 30S ribosomal protein S30e, translated to MPTHGSITKAGKVRSQTPKIQGRERRDPIPKVRVRKNAYKRLVLGRKPGQNWIAFKR
- a CDS encoding dihydroorotate dehydrogenase electron transfer subunit, whose protein sequence is MNLKQWGKQGFSLKIKLLKNDELRIVKLRKVKDETQTVKTLTFYDEKCASAKPGQFIMVWIPNVDEVPMSIALTSKNGLVTIAVKKVGDATEALHNLTFKDKIGVRGPYGTFFTNYLNSKEVIIAAGGTGIAPLMNVIKDLSVFKRSAKIILGAENKQELLFLKEIKKLTLNKPFLKFIPATIDGSYGVKSDVVSVVKEEIKNFHGQVLTCGPEPMIYKIFKLCVKKGIKLQASLERIMKCGVGVCGSCDLAGFRVCKDGPVFNIQSLKLMEEELGFYKRSFSGELIKIL